One genomic region from Sorangium aterium encodes:
- a CDS encoding 2Fe-2S iron-sulfur cluster-binding protein — MPTVVFEDGALGRAVTAEVGAGRLIDVCDDARAPVVFSCRDARCATCRVEVVEGEQLLDPPARGELDLLERLGAPPRLRLACQAVLRAGPGLVRLRGVVGREG, encoded by the coding sequence GTGCCCACGGTCGTGTTCGAGGACGGCGCGCTCGGCCGCGCCGTCACCGCGGAGGTGGGAGCCGGCAGGCTCATCGATGTCTGCGACGACGCGCGCGCTCCGGTCGTTTTCTCGTGCCGCGACGCGCGCTGCGCCACATGCCGCGTCGAGGTCGTCGAAGGGGAGCAGCTCCTCGATCCGCCCGCGCGCGGCGAGCTCGATCTGCTCGAGCGCCTCGGCGCCCCGCCGCGGCTCCGGCTCGCGTGCCAGGCGGTGCTCCGCGCGGGCCCCGGGCTGGTCCGCTTGCGCGGGGTCGTCGGCCGCGAGGGCTGA